One Baekduia alba genomic window, CACCGTCGCCTGGCACCGCGCCGCGCACGACGGCGCCGACGCGCGCGCGCTGACGCTCGCCCAGCTCGACGCGTTCGCGGGCTGAGCGTCGTTACCCTTCCCGCCGATGCGCCGCCTCCCCACCAAGTTCGACGGAATCGTCCACCTCGCCCCCGACGTCCACGGCGACAGCCGCGGGTTCTTCCTCGAGGCCTTCCGCGAGGACGTGTGGGCGGAGAACGGCGTCGACGTCGCGTTCGTCCAGGACAACCACAGCCGCTCCGGCCAGGGCGTCGTGCGCGGCATGCACTTCTCGCTCGGCGACGGCCAGGCCAAGCTCATCCGCTGCGGCCGCGGCAGCATCTGGGACGTCGTGGTCGACCTGCGCGGCGGCTCGCCGACCTACGGCGAGTGGGAGGCCGTCGTGCTCGACGACGCCGAGGGCCACCAGCTCTTCGTGCCGGTCGGCTTCGCGCACGGCTTCTGCGTGCTCAGCGACGTCGCGGACGTCATGTACAAGGTGTCGTCCTACTACGACCCGGCCGTCGAGCGCGGCTTCCGCTGGGACGACCCGGCCGTCGGCATCGCGTGGCCGCCCGAGGTCGAGCACCACGTCTCCGAGCGCGACGCGACCGCGCCGCTGCTCGCCGACATCGCCGGCGATCTGACCTTCCCGGTCTGAGCGGAGGCGCCGGCGCTCAGGCCGGCTTGACGCCCCACGCCAGCTGGTTGCCGACGTTGAGCGAGACCGGGCGCGCGCCCAGCCCGGACTTGGTCAGGGCGCCTTCGAACGCGCCGTGCAGCTTGCCGGGCAACGGCAGCAGCTGGGCCCAGTAGCGCGCCGGGTAGCGGTTGCGGATCACGTCGCGCCCCACGTCGGCCAGGCCGCCGCGCTTGAGCAGCTCGGTGATGCTCTTGGGCGAGAACAGCTGCATGTGCTCGACGTCCATGATCGGCGAGCGCAGCCCCAGCGTCCGGTTGACGCGCGAGCGGCGGTCGTGGCAGACGATGACGACCATGCCGCCGGGCTTGAGCATGTCGTAGGCGTCGCGCACCATCGCGGCCGGGTCCGGCACGTGCTCGATGGTCTGGAAGCACGTGATCAGGCTCAGGCTCCCAACCGGGTGCAGCCCGGCCTGGAAGACGCCCTGCTCGATCAGCGGGCGGATGGCGTCGGGCGCCGCGGCGATCGGATCGGTCGACGGCTCGATGCCGGCGACCTCGGTGAAGCCGAGGTGCAGCAGCTCGGCCAGGAACGCGCCCTCCCCGGTGCCGATGTCCAGCGCGCCGACGCGATCGGGCAGCCGCGCGGCCAGCGGGGCGACGGCCTCGCCGTAGGTGCGCGCGGCGAAGCCGGCCTCCTCGGCGCTGCCGAAGGCGGCGGCCTCGTAGAGGCTGGCGAGCGCCTCGGGCGACGGCACCGAGCTCGCGTAGACCAGGTCGCAGACCGGGCACTCGACGAGGTGCAGGCGCATCCGCTCAGGACGCTTGCGCGAAGCGAAGGCGTGATCGCCGAGCGCCGCGAAGTCCAGCGACTCGGTGGCGAAGACGTGCGACTGGTCGGTCGATCCGCACACCGGGCAGCCCCGGTGGGTCCGTTCGCTCAGCAGCCGGCTGGTCATCGTCTCGGACATCCGGCACAGCGTACGCACTGCGTCGCCGGGCAGGCTTTAGCCTTGGGCCTGATGTCAAGCTTCCGCCACCGCGTGGCCGAGTTGATCCGCTTCGGCCTCGTGGGCGGGTTGAGCACGCTCATCTACCTGGGGATCTACGCCGCGCTGATCTGGGCGAGCGTCGGCCTGGTGCTCGCCGCGCTCGTCGCCTTCGCCGTCAGCGCCGGCATCGGCTACTTCATGCACCACCGCTTCACGTTCCGCACCGACGACCCGACGGCCGGCGGCATGGTCCGCTGGCTGGCCCTCCAGGGCACCGTCATCGGGATCAACATCGTGCTGCTGTCGGTGCTGGTGCACCGCGCGGGGCTCGACCGGATCGTCGCCCAGATCGTCCTCCTGCCCCTGATTCCGGCGCTCACGTACCTTGCCTCCCGGCAGCTAGTGTTCCGACCCGGGGCCACCCAGGATCGCTAAGGTCCTTTCCCCA contains:
- the rfbC gene encoding dTDP-4-dehydrorhamnose 3,5-epimerase, which produces MRRLPTKFDGIVHLAPDVHGDSRGFFLEAFREDVWAENGVDVAFVQDNHSRSGQGVVRGMHFSLGDGQAKLIRCGRGSIWDVVVDLRGGSPTYGEWEAVVLDDAEGHQLFVPVGFAHGFCVLSDVADVMYKVSSYYDPAVERGFRWDDPAVGIAWPPEVEHHVSERDATAPLLADIAGDLTFPV
- a CDS encoding class I SAM-dependent methyltransferase, whose product is MSETMTSRLLSERTHRGCPVCGSTDQSHVFATESLDFAALGDHAFASRKRPERMRLHLVECPVCDLVYASSVPSPEALASLYEAAAFGSAEEAGFAARTYGEAVAPLAARLPDRVGALDIGTGEGAFLAELLHLGFTEVAGIEPSTDPIAAAPDAIRPLIEQGVFQAGLHPVGSLSLITCFQTIEHVPDPAAMVRDAYDMLKPGGMVVIVCHDRRSRVNRTLGLRSPIMDVEHMQLFSPKSITELLKRGGLADVGRDVIRNRYPARYWAQLLPLPGKLHGAFEGALTKSGLGARPVSLNVGNQLAWGVKPA
- a CDS encoding GtrA family protein — its product is MSSFRHRVAELIRFGLVGGLSTLIYLGIYAALIWASVGLVLAALVAFAVSAGIGYFMHHRFTFRTDDPTAGGMVRWLALQGTVIGINIVLLSVLVHRAGLDRIVAQIVLLPLIPALTYLASRQLVFRPGATQDR